A section of the Bacteroidales bacterium genome encodes:
- the tnpB gene encoding IS66 family insertion sequence element accessory protein TnpB: protein MFALNSSLRFYLYRGVTDMRKSFDGLCGIVQSQLGRDPTSGEVFIFINRRRDRVKLLHWQSGGFVLYYKRLESGTFEFPSAGDNGLYCQISWRGLVMMIEGISLKNIKQRKRYSYQQDFHKSPVR, encoded by the coding sequence ATGTTTGCATTGAATTCCTCTCTTCGTTTTTATCTCTACCGGGGAGTAACCGATATGCGCAAGAGCTTTGACGGTTTGTGCGGTATTGTTCAAAGCCAGCTGGGCAGAGATCCGACTTCCGGTGAAGTTTTTATATTCATTAATCGCCGGCGCGACCGGGTTAAACTGCTTCACTGGCAAAGCGGGGGCTTTGTTTTGTATTACAAACGCCTGGAGTCAGGTACCTTTGAGTTTCCTTCTGCTGGTGACAACGGGCTTTATTGCCAGATAAGCTGGCGTGGACTTGTGATGATGATCGAGGGAATATCCCTTAAAAATATAAAACAAAGAAAAAGGTATAGTTATCAACAAGATTTCCACAAAAGCCCTGTCAGATAA
- a CDS encoding PD40 domain-containing protein has product YGENASFSDDGNRIAYTDKSRIYRTWKRYRGGMAPDIFLFDLGDYSHTTISPHVANDELPMWSGNKVYFLSDRGEDKRYNLWVHNLDNNETRQITSYAEFDVHHPSLGPEDIVFEADGKLHLMSLSDESVTPVAISVVTDHQNLKPRPENVKKLTQNAYISHDGKRVVVEARGKLFSLPAEKGYVKNLTNNSGAAERYPAWSPDGKKIAYWSDESGEYELHLLNLEDGSRQKLTSYGPGYRYQLHWSPNSKMLAFVDQTMAIKIFNTQTNQTTDVDKGLWMYQGGLSGFSVSWSSDSRWMAYDRGEENRNNSIFIYDTENSIRNRVTSPFYNEHSPVFDPEGKYLYFITNRAFNPVYSDFDNSFAYTHSARIAATSLQKDTPAVTAPKNDEVGMEEEEESPEDKGKEEGKETDEAEEDNDEEEEAKPVEIDFDGLEQRTVIIPIDAGSYNHLSAIKGKVIFHDYTHSDNGNRPVKYYDFEEEEVKTIIENARDYMLTGNRKKMLVAVNGELAIIDVQPDQKPEKKLRLDEMETHIDPREEWQQIFNDAWRFERDFFYDKNMHGVDWQGMKEYYGGLLEFAVTRWDVNFIIGEMIAELNASHTYRGGGDSESGPRRNVGYLGIDWEESNGRYKVKRIIEGSPWNAEVQSPLSMPDMDVSEGDYILAVNGTPLTSEREPYSAFQGLADKVVELTVNGAPSMEGARKVIVKTMSSEYRLRHLEWIEQNRKTVEEATNGKVGYIYVRSTGRDGQSELVRQFAGQWHMDGLIIDERFNSGGQIPDRFIELLNRKPLAYWAVRDGKNWQWPPVANFGPKAMLINGWSGSGGDAFPDFFKKRDLGPLIGSRTWGGLIGMTGSPSLIDGGMVSVPTFRMYDPDGTWFAEGHGVEPDIQVPENPTELAKGRDPQLIRAIEWVMQELEENPPKTPKPEPYEER; this is encoded by the coding sequence TATGGGGAGAATGCTTCATTCTCTGATGACGGCAACCGTATCGCCTACACTGACAAATCACGGATATACAGAACCTGGAAAAGATACCGCGGCGGAATGGCACCGGACATTTTTCTGTTTGATTTAGGTGATTACTCCCATACAACGATCAGCCCTCATGTGGCCAATGACGAGCTTCCCATGTGGAGCGGCAATAAAGTGTATTTTCTTTCCGACCGGGGTGAAGATAAAAGATACAACCTGTGGGTACACAACCTGGATAATAATGAAACCAGGCAGATCACCAGCTATGCAGAGTTCGATGTACATCATCCTTCGCTTGGTCCCGAGGACATTGTTTTTGAAGCAGATGGCAAGCTGCATCTAATGAGCCTCAGTGATGAATCTGTTACCCCGGTGGCCATTTCCGTTGTTACCGACCATCAAAACCTCAAGCCGAGACCCGAAAACGTAAAAAAACTGACACAGAACGCCTATATATCGCATGACGGAAAAAGGGTGGTGGTGGAAGCAAGGGGTAAATTATTCTCCCTTCCGGCTGAAAAAGGATATGTAAAGAACCTGACCAACAACAGCGGAGCAGCCGAAAGATACCCAGCCTGGTCGCCCGATGGTAAAAAAATCGCCTACTGGAGCGACGAATCCGGAGAATACGAGCTTCACCTACTCAACCTGGAGGACGGATCCAGGCAAAAGCTGACCAGCTATGGTCCAGGATACCGTTATCAATTGCACTGGTCACCCAACAGTAAAATGCTGGCTTTTGTCGATCAGACCATGGCCATCAAAATATTCAATACACAAACCAATCAAACTACAGATGTTGACAAAGGATTGTGGATGTATCAGGGAGGTTTGTCGGGCTTCTCTGTCAGTTGGTCGTCCGACAGCCGTTGGATGGCTTATGACCGGGGCGAGGAGAACCGAAACAACTCCATATTCATTTATGATACCGAAAACTCTATCAGGAATCGTGTGACAAGCCCATTCTATAATGAGCATTCGCCTGTGTTTGATCCCGAAGGCAAATACCTGTACTTCATTACCAACCGGGCATTCAATCCTGTCTACAGCGATTTCGACAATTCCTTTGCTTATACCCATTCTGCCCGGATTGCTGCAACATCCCTTCAAAAGGACACCCCGGCAGTTACTGCCCCGAAAAATGATGAGGTAGGAATGGAAGAAGAGGAAGAATCCCCCGAAGATAAAGGGAAAGAAGAGGGAAAAGAAACGGATGAAGCGGAGGAAGATAACGATGAGGAAGAGGAAGCAAAACCCGTAGAAATTGACTTTGACGGACTGGAGCAGCGAACAGTTATTATTCCAATAGATGCAGGCAGCTATAACCATCTTTCAGCCATAAAGGGGAAGGTAATCTTTCACGATTATACCCATTCGGACAATGGCAATCGGCCTGTTAAATACTATGATTTTGAGGAAGAAGAAGTAAAAACCATCATTGAGAATGCGCGGGACTACATGTTGACCGGAAACAGAAAGAAAATGCTTGTAGCTGTGAATGGTGAGCTGGCCATCATCGATGTTCAACCTGACCAGAAACCTGAAAAAAAGCTGCGTTTGGATGAAATGGAAACCCACATTGATCCCCGTGAAGAATGGCAGCAGATCTTTAATGATGCATGGCGCTTTGAACGGGATTTTTTCTATGACAAGAATATGCACGGCGTCGACTGGCAGGGAATGAAGGAGTATTACGGTGGATTGCTTGAATTTGCAGTGACCCGCTGGGATGTGAATTTTATCATCGGTGAAATGATTGCTGAACTGAATGCATCCCATACTTACCGGGGCGGCGGTGACAGTGAATCAGGCCCCCGCAGGAATGTAGGTTATCTGGGAATCGACTGGGAAGAAAGCAACGGCCGCTACAAGGTAAAAAGGATCATAGAAGGATCTCCCTGGAATGCCGAAGTACAATCTCCCCTTTCAATGCCGGATATGGATGTTAGTGAAGGAGACTACATCCTTGCAGTAAACGGCACTCCGCTTACTTCTGAAAGGGAACCTTACAGCGCTTTTCAGGGCCTGGCAGATAAAGTTGTGGAGTTAACCGTAAACGGTGCACCTTCCATGGAAGGTGCCAGAAAAGTAATTGTCAAAACAATGAGCAGCGAATACCGGCTCCGACATTTGGAATGGATCGAGCAAAACCGGAAAACGGTTGAAGAAGCCACCAACGGGAAGGTTGGCTATATCTATGTACGGAGCACCGGCCGGGATGGTCAGAGCGAGCTGGTCAGGCAGTTTGCCGGACAGTGGCATATGGATGGCCTGATCATTGATGAGCGGTTCAACAGCGGTGGTCAGATACCCGACCGGTTTATCGAGCTTTTGAACAGAAAACCCCTTGCCTACTGGGCCGTAAGGGATGGAAAAAACTGGCAATGGCCACCCGTAGCCAACTTCGGCCCCAAAGCCATGCTGATCAATGGTTGGAGCGGTTCTGGTGGTGATGCTTTCCCCGATTTCTTCAAAAAAAGAGACCTGGGTCCCCTGATAGGAAGCAGAACCTGGGGAGGCCTGATTGGAATGACCGGTTCTCCTTCGCTCATCGACGGGGGAATGGTTTCGGTACCCACCTTCAGGATGTACGATCCTGACGGTACATGGTTTGCAGAAGGCCACGGCGTGGAACCGGATATACAGGTGCCGGAAAATCCTACCGAACTGGCTAAAGGCAGAGATCCCCAATTGATTAGAGCAATAGAATGGGTTATGCAGGAATTGGAGGAAAATCCTCCCAAAACGCCAAAACCTGAGCCCTATGAAGAGCGTTGA
- a CDS encoding transposase, translating to MKQTGNISPSNEITPEAYYLLEKEKEKLARENQNLQNEVLFLKEELAQLKRMIYGSKSERYVKDKADALQGSLFGATEMEEKQPEEATQEINYKRTRAKKDKARPLRGEIPAHLPREEQVIEPDGIDKSAKKIGEEISERLEYKPGKLYVRRIVRPKYVTGYSDEKTNISIAEVPSQIIPKGNVGESLLAHITISNKKRKIP from the coding sequence GTGAAACAAACCGGTAACATATCGCCATCCAATGAAATCACTCCCGAAGCTTATTACCTTCTTGAGAAAGAGAAAGAAAAGCTGGCCCGGGAAAACCAAAACCTTCAAAACGAGGTATTGTTTTTGAAAGAAGAGCTGGCCCAGCTTAAGCGGATGATCTATGGCAGCAAAAGCGAGCGGTATGTGAAAGACAAGGCTGATGCCCTCCAGGGGTCTTTATTTGGAGCTACTGAAATGGAAGAAAAACAGCCTGAGGAAGCGACCCAGGAAATCAACTACAAGCGGACCAGGGCCAAAAAAGATAAGGCCCGTCCCCTGAGAGGAGAAATACCGGCTCACCTGCCGCGTGAAGAACAGGTTATAGAACCCGATGGTATTGATAAGTCAGCCAAAAAGATCGGGGAGGAAATAAGCGAGCGGCTTGAATATAAACCGGGCAAATTATATGTACGCCGTATAGTTCGCCCCAAGTATGTTACCGGTTACAGTGATGAGAAAACCAACATTTCTATAGCCGAGGTGCCTTCCCAGATTATCCCCAAGGGTAATGTAGGGGAGAGCTTGCTGGCCCATATTACCATCAGTAATAAAAAGAGAAAAATTCCATGA